In a single window of the Rhizobium tropici CIAT 899 genome:
- a CDS encoding ABC transporter ATP-binding protein: MSDNLLEIEHLNIDYLLDKGDFRAVKDVSFNVGRGEIFGLAGESGCGKSTIAYAITRLSKAPAWISGGSIRLDGQDLLKMPEGELQKIRWKRVGMVFQSAMNSLNPLMRVEAQFHDVLRRHTGCSRQESRARAEEMFKLVGIPPHRVGDYPHQFSGGMRQRIVIAICLALRPELIIMDEPTTALDVVVQREILEQVLDLQQTYGFSVLFITHDLHLMAQLCHRIGVMLRGELVEVGDVTQVSQSPVHEYTRKLWNAIPQLPASAHPPGVFA; the protein is encoded by the coding sequence ATGAGCGACAATCTGCTTGAGATCGAGCATCTCAATATCGACTATCTGCTCGACAAGGGCGATTTCCGCGCGGTGAAGGATGTGTCTTTCAACGTCGGCCGCGGCGAGATCTTCGGACTTGCGGGCGAATCCGGCTGCGGCAAGAGCACGATCGCCTATGCGATCACCCGGCTTTCCAAGGCTCCGGCCTGGATCAGCGGTGGAAGCATCAGGCTCGACGGGCAGGATCTGCTCAAGATGCCGGAAGGCGAGCTGCAGAAGATCCGCTGGAAGCGCGTCGGCATGGTATTCCAGAGCGCCATGAATTCGCTCAATCCACTGATGCGGGTGGAGGCACAATTCCACGACGTCTTGCGTCGCCATACCGGCTGCTCACGCCAGGAATCGCGTGCCCGTGCCGAGGAAATGTTCAAGCTGGTGGGTATTCCCCCGCATCGCGTCGGCGATTATCCGCATCAGTTTTCCGGTGGCATGCGCCAGCGCATCGTTATCGCCATCTGCCTGGCGCTGCGCCCCGAACTCATCATCATGGATGAACCGACGACGGCGCTCGATGTTGTCGTGCAGCGCGAGATCCTGGAGCAGGTTCTCGACCTGCAGCAGACCTACGGCTTCTCGGTGCTCTTCATCACCCATGACCTGCATCTGATGGCGCAGCTCTGCCACCGTATCGGCGTTATGCTGAGGGGCGAGCTGGTCGAGGTCGGCGATGTCACTCAGGTCAGCCAGTCGCCCGTTCACGAGTACACGCGCAAGCTTTGGAATGCCATTCCGCAGCTTCCGGCCAGCGCCCACCCTCCCGGAGTTTTCGCATGA
- a CDS encoding lysozyme inhibitor LprI family protein has protein sequence MNAEAAGIDCARPGSTVDHMICRDQSLLARDVMVSDLYAAALKHDDAGKIREQQRHWITTVQSCSDAECIRQAYDDRIGSLLRTKGGRSASTDFQSKSADGNEGHLAIFGPVDGFLAVSLASTYVGPGGADAGDVNADGIDSVVPLTKEHAELTREACKIGLDRLNARTWRVSQAGVCDFADGVTLQGTYRKE, from the coding sequence ATGAACGCCGAAGCCGCAGGGATCGATTGCGCAAGACCTGGTTCGACAGTCGACCACATGATTTGTCGGGACCAATCGCTGCTGGCCCGGGATGTGATGGTGAGCGACCTCTATGCTGCCGCGCTGAAGCACGACGATGCGGGCAAAATCCGGGAACAACAACGACATTGGATTACGACGGTACAGTCCTGCAGCGACGCTGAATGCATTCGACAGGCCTACGACGACCGGATTGGGTCTCTTCTGAGGACCAAGGGCGGACGAAGCGCCTCGACGGATTTTCAGTCGAAAAGTGCCGACGGCAATGAGGGCCATCTTGCAATCTTTGGGCCGGTCGATGGTTTTCTCGCGGTCTCGCTCGCTTCGACCTATGTTGGTCCGGGCGGCGCCGACGCGGGCGATGTCAATGCCGATGGCATCGACAGTGTCGTCCCGCTGACGAAGGAGCACGCTGAACTCACTAGAGAAGCGTGCAAGATCGGCCTGGACCGTCTCAACGCAAGGACCTGGCGCGTATCACAGGCGGGTGTGTGTGATTTTGCCGATGGCGTGACCCTGCAAGGTACCTACCGCAAGGAATAA
- a CDS encoding ROK family transcriptional regulator, with translation MKTISGTNLEQAKSHNRRVVIEAIRTNGPMSRAAIARMTALTTQTVSNIVEELARSHLLIPMEAQKIARGQPIIPYTINPMGAYSIGLELGRQRAAGVLTDLSGTVCARIDRHVDRPGPTEAMPVFAEIVRDLQEAFSFDRARLLGIGIALPGRYADGGVTSLSPLNLPGWQDFPVARELERLIGLPVLVENDATAAAIGERLHGVARGLGSFVYLFLAGDGGIGAGMFLDGHLYKGSRANAGEIGHIIVEPHGRLCTCGKRGCLDRYVSPSVAYECLEIEDAQELDPDELDAMIAANSRGLEVWLEQAVQPLRQTIDFLELAFDPQTIVLGGSAPTSLMIGLAERVEPLYTPVNPMEKRTIPRLMIGATGKDTAILGAAALPIFSETNPQFDVLQKPLTHRAVMG, from the coding sequence ATGAAGACAATTTCAGGCACGAATCTCGAACAGGCCAAATCGCATAATCGGCGTGTCGTGATCGAAGCCATTCGCACCAACGGGCCGATGTCGCGCGCAGCGATTGCGCGCATGACAGCACTGACCACGCAGACGGTTTCGAATATCGTGGAGGAACTCGCGCGTTCGCACCTCCTCATCCCGATGGAGGCGCAGAAGATCGCCCGCGGCCAGCCCATCATCCCATACACCATCAATCCCATGGGAGCCTATTCCATCGGCCTCGAACTCGGCCGCCAGCGTGCGGCCGGGGTACTCACGGATCTTTCCGGCACGGTTTGCGCCCGCATTGACCGCCATGTCGACAGGCCGGGACCAACCGAGGCAATGCCGGTCTTTGCCGAGATCGTCAGGGATCTGCAGGAAGCCTTTTCCTTCGATCGCGCCCGGTTGCTGGGCATCGGCATTGCCCTGCCCGGGCGCTACGCCGATGGTGGCGTCACCTCGCTGAGCCCACTGAACCTGCCGGGCTGGCAGGATTTTCCCGTGGCCCGTGAACTCGAACGCCTGATCGGCCTGCCTGTGCTTGTCGAAAACGATGCCACAGCGGCGGCGATCGGCGAGCGGCTCCATGGTGTTGCCCGCGGCCTCGGAAGCTTCGTCTATCTCTTTCTGGCGGGTGACGGCGGCATCGGCGCCGGCATGTTCCTCGACGGCCACCTCTACAAGGGCAGCCGTGCCAATGCCGGCGAAATCGGCCACATCATCGTCGAGCCGCATGGCAGGCTTTGCACCTGCGGTAAACGCGGCTGTCTCGACCGCTATGTCTCGCCATCCGTCGCCTACGAATGTCTGGAGATCGAGGACGCGCAGGAGCTGGACCCCGATGAACTGGATGCGATGATTGCGGCCAACAGTCGCGGCCTGGAGGTCTGGCTGGAACAGGCGGTGCAGCCGCTTCGACAGACGATCGATTTTCTCGAACTGGCCTTCGATCCGCAGACGATCGTGCTTGGCGGCAGCGCTCCCACATCCCTCATGATCGGACTGGCCGAGCGCGTGGAACCGCTGTACACTCCAGTGAATCCGATGGAAAAGCGCACCATTCCCCGTTTGATGATCGGCGCCACCGGTAAGGACACCGCCATCCTAGGCGCGGCGGCCTTGCCCATTTTCTCGGAAACCAACCCTCAATTCGATGTGCTTCAGAAGCCGCTGACGCACCGCGCCGTCATGGGCTAG
- a CDS encoding beta-N-acetylhexosaminidase codes for MLMSTPRSLALRLETTWNPPADDKEFSYVLRLKNLSSEPLSGFALCVSGPGRVDPAGVVEGATVTKRLSNFTEFQPPEGFILAGGETWTITVHALSWTFRHWTDGATSAYLALSDGTAVSLATEPTRTSSSNAPLKRGAEIYPVPANPPVPLAIIPWPNRVAVSSRRPLPAGFTLKAATPEAQAAAASFTALVEHLFAAEGLVRSEAEGAATVVLRQTEGLGHEAYRLEFASESVTVEASTQTGFIYGLVTIGQIWRGARLHPQAFHFPAGGEIVDEPSMSWRGLHLDVSRQFYGTAEIKKLMAVLAWNKLNRFHWHLSDDESWRIEIDAYLALTEIGAWRGHGLPLPPLLGSSPARTGGYYTKAAVREIVAYAKGFGIEILPEIDMPGHCYAMQQAIPELRDPNEVGSYYSVQGFPDNCINPAREKTYEVIETILSELIELFPFKTIHIGADEVPLGAWSGSPEALARLRELAGDELAEAHAKRLNVITNTHGADDIHGSGAAFLQAEFLERIQAFLASKGCITGGWEEAAHGDRIDKGKSYLCSWRNVEVAAELAGRGYEIVVCPGQVYYLDMAMRPDWDEPGGSWAGYSDAEKIYTFDPVGGWTEAQKEKLRGIQACIWSEPMTDRAVFDRLVFPRLSALAETGWTKPSAKSWERFKALAGTMPLLYGLHQF; via the coding sequence ATGCTCATGTCCACACCGCGATCCCTGGCTTTGCGGCTTGAAACAACCTGGAACCCGCCTGCCGACGACAAGGAGTTTTCCTATGTCCTGCGGCTGAAGAACCTATCGTCGGAGCCGCTTTCCGGCTTCGCGCTCTGCGTCAGCGGCCCCGGCCGCGTCGATCCCGCCGGCGTCGTCGAAGGCGCGACGGTCACGAAACGGCTGTCCAATTTCACCGAATTCCAGCCGCCGGAAGGCTTCATACTGGCTGGCGGTGAGACATGGACCATCACGGTGCACGCGCTCAGCTGGACGTTCCGCCATTGGACCGACGGTGCCACAAGTGCTTATCTGGCGCTTTCCGATGGAACTGCCGTATCCCTTGCCACAGAGCCGACGCGCACATCGTCAAGCAATGCGCCTTTGAAGCGTGGCGCCGAAATCTATCCCGTTCCGGCCAATCCTCCCGTTCCACTGGCGATCATTCCCTGGCCTAACCGCGTTGCCGTTTCGTCGCGCCGACCGCTGCCGGCAGGCTTTACGCTGAAGGCGGCGACACCAGAAGCACAGGCTGCGGCTGCAAGCTTCACGGCGCTTGTCGAGCATCTTTTCGCGGCTGAGGGACTTGTCCGTTCCGAGGCGGAAGGCGCTGCAACGGTGGTGCTGCGTCAAACGGAAGGTCTAGGCCACGAAGCCTATAGGCTGGAATTTGCCTCGGAGAGCGTCACTGTCGAGGCGAGCACCCAGACCGGCTTCATCTATGGCCTCGTCACCATCGGCCAGATCTGGCGCGGCGCACGCCTGCATCCACAGGCTTTCCATTTCCCGGCCGGCGGCGAGATTGTCGACGAGCCGTCCATGAGCTGGCGCGGCCTGCATCTCGACGTCTCGCGCCAATTCTACGGCACGGCTGAAATCAAGAAGCTGATGGCGGTTCTTGCCTGGAACAAGCTCAATCGCTTCCACTGGCACCTGTCGGACGACGAATCCTGGCGCATCGAGATCGATGCCTATCTGGCATTGACGGAGATCGGCGCATGGCGGGGCCACGGACTGCCGTTGCCGCCGCTTCTCGGTTCGAGCCCGGCTCGCACCGGCGGCTATTATACCAAGGCGGCCGTGCGCGAGATCGTCGCTTACGCCAAGGGCTTCGGCATCGAGATCCTGCCCGAGATCGATATGCCCGGCCATTGCTATGCGATGCAGCAGGCAATCCCGGAGCTTCGCGATCCGAACGAGGTCGGCAGCTATTATTCGGTGCAAGGCTTCCCGGACAATTGCATCAATCCGGCGCGAGAGAAGACTTATGAGGTCATCGAGACCATCCTTTCCGAACTGATCGAACTCTTCCCGTTCAAGACGATCCATATCGGCGCCGATGAAGTGCCGCTTGGCGCTTGGTCCGGCTCCCCGGAGGCACTTGCCCGTCTGCGCGAACTGGCCGGCGACGAGTTAGCGGAGGCCCATGCCAAGCGCCTGAACGTCATCACCAATACGCACGGGGCTGACGATATTCACGGCTCGGGCGCGGCCTTCCTGCAGGCCGAATTCCTGGAGCGCATCCAGGCGTTTCTTGCCTCCAAGGGCTGCATAACTGGCGGCTGGGAAGAAGCGGCGCACGGCGACAGGATCGACAAGGGGAAGAGCTATCTTTGCAGCTGGCGCAACGTCGAGGTGGCGGCCGAGCTTGCGGGGCGCGGTTATGAGATCGTCGTCTGTCCTGGCCAGGTCTATTATCTCGACATGGCGATGCGCCCGGATTGGGACGAACCGGGCGGCAGCTGGGCCGGCTACTCCGATGCGGAGAAGATCTACACCTTCGATCCCGTCGGCGGCTGGACGGAAGCGCAGAAGGAGAAGCTTCGCGGCATCCAGGCCTGCATCTGGTCGGAACCGATGACCGACCGCGCCGTTTTCGACCGGCTCGTCTTCCCGCGTCTTTCGGCGCTGGCGGAAACCGGCTGGACCAAGCCTTCGGCCAAATCCTGGGAGCGATTCAAGGCGCTCGCAGGCACGATGCCGCTGCTTTACGGCCTGCATCAATTTTGA
- a CDS encoding ABC transporter ATP-binding protein, with translation MKPQIQAVTAEPVIQLDDVQRHFGPVHALKSVSFSLFAGKALALVGESGCGKTTCARIIARLDKPTAGRLLFRGQDRTARGSGRDERMYRKNVQMVFQDPFSSLNPAFTIDHHIARPLQLHGDKPKAEREDDIAKLLESVGLDPAVTRQKFPHELSGGQRQRVNIARALAVSPSVLVADEPTSMLDVSIRKDILDLLARVKRENDLAMLYITHDIATAAHVAEEIVVMFAGQMVEWGETDAVLASPKHPYTQLLLSAVPDGGRRFVTGGSARFLEQAEKIRALSRPVSTVVEEVGPNHFMRALVASN, from the coding sequence ATGAAACCGCAGATACAGGCCGTGACTGCAGAACCCGTCATCCAGCTGGATGATGTCCAGCGCCATTTCGGCCCCGTGCACGCGTTGAAAAGCGTTTCCTTTTCACTATTCGCGGGAAAGGCACTGGCATTGGTCGGCGAATCCGGCTGCGGCAAGACCACCTGCGCCCGCATCATCGCCCGGCTCGACAAGCCCACAGCCGGCAGGCTGCTGTTCCGTGGGCAAGACCGCACGGCGCGCGGTTCGGGCAGGGACGAGCGGATGTACCGCAAGAATGTCCAGATGGTCTTCCAGGACCCGTTCTCGTCGCTCAATCCGGCCTTCACGATCGATCATCACATCGCAAGGCCACTGCAGTTGCACGGAGACAAGCCGAAGGCGGAGCGAGAGGATGATATTGCGAAGTTGCTGGAGAGTGTCGGGCTCGATCCTGCAGTGACGCGGCAGAAGTTCCCGCACGAACTCTCCGGCGGCCAGCGCCAGCGCGTCAATATTGCCCGTGCGCTTGCGGTCTCTCCGAGCGTGCTGGTGGCGGACGAACCGACCTCGATGCTTGATGTCTCGATCCGCAAGGACATTCTCGATCTGCTGGCGCGGGTAAAACGGGAAAACGATCTGGCCATGCTTTACATCACCCATGATATTGCGACGGCTGCCCATGTTGCGGAGGAGATCGTGGTGATGTTTGCCGGCCAGATGGTCGAGTGGGGCGAGACCGATGCCGTCCTCGCCAGTCCGAAGCACCCCTATACGCAGCTTTTACTTTCTGCTGTGCCGGATGGTGGCCGTAGGTTCGTGACCGGCGGCAGTGCCCGCTTCCTGGAGCAGGCGGAGAAGATCCGCGCGCTCAGCCGGCCGGTCTCGACAGTGGTCGAGGAGGTCGGCCCCAATCATTTCATGCGTGCGCTCGTCGCATCGAATTAG
- a CDS encoding GNAT family N-acetyltransferase has translation MDYLVNLSTLPIDMQSAERMAKTGVTVRRALPPELRLITGWVAEHFRQGWASETTVAMTRQPPTCFIATRNRELVGFACHEATARGFFGPTGVDESVRGLGIGRALLFACLNDQKAMGYAYTVIGDVGPSEFYEKTVGAIQIPNSAPGIYAGMLKL, from the coding sequence TTGGACTACCTGGTCAATCTATCGACCCTGCCGATCGATATGCAATCGGCCGAGCGCATGGCGAAGACGGGCGTTACCGTAAGGCGCGCACTGCCGCCTGAGCTGCGGCTGATCACCGGTTGGGTGGCCGAACATTTCCGCCAGGGATGGGCAAGCGAGACGACGGTGGCGATGACGCGTCAGCCGCCGACATGCTTCATCGCCACGCGCAATCGGGAGCTTGTCGGCTTTGCTTGCCACGAGGCGACGGCACGCGGCTTCTTCGGCCCGACCGGCGTCGACGAAAGCGTTCGCGGCCTCGGCATCGGCCGTGCATTGCTCTTTGCCTGCCTCAACGACCAGAAGGCCATGGGCTATGCCTACACCGTCATAGGCGATGTCGGCCCGTCGGAATTCTACGAGAAGACGGTCGGCGCGATCCAGATCCCCAATTCCGCACCCGGCATCTACGCCGGCATGCTCAAGCTTTGA